ATCCTTTCCTGAAAAAGCCCCTCCTCCATGTCTTCCAAATCCTCCATAAGTATCAACAATAATTTTTCTTCCAGTTAAACCTGCATCACCATGTGGACCACCAATTACAAATTTTCCAGTTGGGTTGATGTGAATTTTAATTTCATTATTCCAAAGATTTCCTAAAACCGGTTTGATTACTTTATCTATTATTTCCTTGGAAATTTCTTCCTGAGATATTTCTGGGGCATGCTGTGTTGAAATTACAACAGTTTCAATTTTTGTTGGTCTGTTGTTTTCATATCTGATGGAAACTTGGGTTTTTCCATCAGGTCTTGCCCAAGGCAGAACATGATTTTTTCTAACCTCAGCTAATTTCTGTGCAAGTTTTTGTGAAAGTAAAATTGGCATTGGCATAAGCTCTGCAGTTTCATTTGTTGCATAGCCAAACATTAATCCCTGATCTCCAGCACCTTGTTCTTTTTCTTCAGTTGCTGTGACACCTTGACTAATATCTGGGCTTTGAGAATGAAGACGTAATGTTATTTCACAAGTTTCTGTATCAAACATCAAATCTTTATTGTCATATCCAATATCTCTAATTGTTTTTCTAACTAATTCTTCTTGAGCTTTTTTATCAAAATTTGCTTTAGATGTTACCTCTCCTGCAACTGCTACAAAATCTGTGGTTACCATTGTTTCAACTGCTACTCTTGAATCTGGATCTTGTTTTAGAAATTCATCTAAGAATGAATCTGAAATATTATCACATATTTTATCTGGATGCCCCTCTGTTACTGATTCAGATGTAAATAGAAAACTGTTAGTCATAAAATCGCCCTATTAACTAGAGTTCATTTTCTAGTTTGATAAATAATACATTATTGCCTCTTACGATTACTCTTCCATAGTTTGCAATTGTTTTACCATCATGAAGCTCTTCAGCATCAGTCATAATCAAATTCATGTATGAATCAACATTGTCCATTTTTCCTTTATACTCTACTTCGTTTTTCAGTCTTACTGTAACTTTCTTCTTTGTACTTTTCTGAAGAGTTGTTAGAGGTCTTTTTGCACTATTTGATTGGGACACTAATTGTTCACTTGTTTTCAAACTTTTTTCTCTAGAATAAAAGCCTTACCTCCTTTGTGAAAATTGAAATTCCTTAAATTTTTTCTTCTTTTTCTAATAATTATACAAATGATCTCTA
This genomic window from Nitrosopumilus ureiphilus contains:
- the metK gene encoding methionine adenosyltransferase, with translation MTNSFLFTSESVTEGHPDKICDNISDSFLDEFLKQDPDSRVAVETMVTTDFVAVAGEVTSKANFDKKAQEELVRKTIRDIGYDNKDLMFDTETCEITLRLHSQSPDISQGVTATEEKEQGAGDQGLMFGYATNETAELMPMPILLSQKLAQKLAEVRKNHVLPWARPDGKTQVSIRYENNRPTKIETVVISTQHAPEISQEEISKEIIDKVIKPVLGNLWNNEIKIHINPTGKFVIGGPHGDAGLTGRKIIVDTYGGFGRHGGGAFSGKDPSKVDRSACYMCRYIAKNLVAAELADRCEVQLAYAIGVAEPVSLYVNTFGTNKIPENEIEELVRKNFDMRPAGIISQLDLKRPIYKKTASYGHFGRNEPEFTWEKTDKAETLKQSARL
- a CDS encoding U6 snRNA-associated Sm-like protein LSm6 gives rise to the protein MSQSNSAKRPLTTLQKSTKKKVTVRLKNEVEYKGKMDNVDSYMNLIMTDAEELHDGKTIANYGRVIVRGNNVLFIKLENEL